In one window of Festucalex cinctus isolate MCC-2025b chromosome 14, RoL_Fcin_1.0, whole genome shotgun sequence DNA:
- the golga4 gene encoding golgin subfamily A member 4 isoform X6, translating into MFKKLKQKINEEQTPQKNAQTPQQAQSASKGPTRSPGGSINGDGSVSPPREEPQSFAQKLQLKVPSMESIIRSGASRAEHLFRSPSKESLVRSSSRESLTHLGESEASGAPTYDPPSDIESEAEEAPGNAESLSKEQLLHRLVRVETSLGKYRGKYSELVTAYRTVQRDKEKTQAILSQCQDKALRRIGELREELQMDQQAKKHLQDEFDAALEEKDQMITVLQTQVALLKKRVKGVPDGPLGAEGELPISTDTAESKSTSPSKDQEVEPELPEEEGVSDPAKLMEALQKRVTRQENLLHKCKERIRMHQEHSDHISSENETLQEQLQERLQELERMKELHMTEKTKLINQLRDVKNQNEQLEQDKGMVIAETKRQMHETLEMKEEEIAQLRSRLQLANAQNEELQDQKERAEKSAFEELERALGSAHKAEEARKQLQVQMEEQMSEAERVNEEERKSLQQELTRVKQEVVTIMKKSSEERVANMQKSHSEALAAKEEEISGRISKAVEQCKEEFSQLIKEKEQQAGLALEDAELQKTAVTAEGENRVKEMQQELEVAKTRIMELESSLEKMSQDGSMLSHEQSNLLDQMKDNHKEQMSTLEREHQAQLEKHKDTLSQQRNAALEELKEKQRAELETLLKEKDLQIRTHAEEMNQKLDAKQAEHEALSIELSELLKSKQLLELKFVEVQDAHCLALQDQVIKHNAEMENIKQEHEQSLGGMEKTLKEELNALKIILREKENEIKEIIQGEKVLKETSHSNVEELGVRAKQLEDLQQSLSHLQLENSNLKDAKEESNKLLNDLVQSKNALADMQHQLEVAKNDCQHKQLLLEELQQQLQQSKNELSEQEKLHSEELNTKKEEQTRLLKQLEDETAAHEKKLNNTVTEMQDKLKTQETKMEKIKQKAKEMQDRFKKKIQQIEESMKMALAKKDAELQEKEQQVQEKILEMAQKNSQGLSNTLSELQANHLAEVEKLHEIQKHEILELERHWQEKLGQQEEELVEKQSHILQEKIEELQECSLKLNGSKEDNEQLLTVLKNQKEELAIQETTVQKLKEELHDAGVKLESLSTSDTLLREQMESVERNLSQAMNERDALQDKLNVTEEESREKLKTLSDNLVDMERQLQAFDSSRRKECEDLQNKSEEDAIQRKLLEAQFEQQFVMISNQMQNYCKDVQCKIVNGTSELCQKVEFRVSDLKEKLMCSQENIVHLKNIVSSKLDRVCTLEENLRQKSEENNNLCISLEQMTAQVNAHMEQIKALTTENEDNSLTLGEKTLEIEELGELNRVLSMNLKENELQVTNLESIISDLKHQIEDKEKAILELKQQHEEERQKALVQMEETIHQARESTSEQANALRTSLAESDSNVASLKTKLEELERVVAEKNEALQRLTVSFDNQSISKSEMDQVLSEKEQRVSGLTAELENSNRRLSELQEQLALKIKECEQLTCDLKQQHSIRENERRELAENLQQNGHLEQELVEKLHHLEEENQKCKSQLKTQEDEFERLKDEMVKSKEECVKETEERLTTESNRKVSELKKKAEQKIGQIKKQLTSQLDEKDDLIKSLEARHEEFKKNEISSKECIDTLEAKTKSLEEVLVKLKEEQESQLEQTQADNRRTMEMSLEEVRIMYEEKLSALQQDSLHQTELKQAETLEIEPRLKDAEKQKEELLEEVSTLKEEIRQKVVQCDQHQASLMQAQMSVEPSGKMEQNSLQQTNSMLENESANPDEDSLHSLRSKLNHMKNDKEKIQKDFTRLQKDIRLMRKEHEQELEYAKKQLLEESEQKLKLELEDIEMKHNSAIKQLMREFNTQMAVKEKEIDTAVKETIGKAQVVEAELLSSHREETIQMQKAIAQREDELNRTVQKYEQVIQSREEEMGTRVWQVQKELEQLQARSHGTSEMQMSSEELQAQLAEKTTLLSEARLKEQGFIERIHSLEDKIKCFHRNSVVTHLGSTYKDAALNQPESLSEATEMEYLKKVLFEYMMGRETKTMAKVITSLLKFPPDQAQKVLDKEESKAMYWLSV; encoded by the exons ATGTTCAAAAAACTCAAGCAGAAGATAAACGAGGAGCAGACGCCGCAGAAGAACGCGCAGACTCCTCAACAGGCCCAG AGTGCCTCGAAAGGGCCAACCAGGTCTCCCGGAGGAAGTATCAATGGGGATGGAAGTGTGTCTCCTCCT AGAGAAGAACCACAATCCTTTGCCCAAAAACTACAGCTGAAAGTACCCTCAATGGAGTCCATAATTCGAAGTGGCGCCAGTAGGGCTGAACACCTCTTCCGCTCGCCCTCTAAAGAAAGCCTGGTTCGGAGCTCATCACGCGAGTCCTTGACACATTTGGGAGAAAGCGAAGCCTCTGGTGCCCCTACATATGACCCACCTTCAGACATTGAGAGTGAGGCTGAGGAGGCGCCAGGGAATGCAGAATCTCTCTCCAAAGAGCAGCTGCTGCACCGTTTGGTCAGAGTGGAGACGAGCCTGGGGAAGTATCGCGGGAAGTACTCGGAG CTGGTTACCGCATATCGTACAGTGCAACGagataaagaaaaaacacaG GCCATCCTCAGCCAGTGCCAAGACAAAGCTCTGCGCAGAATAGGAGAACTACGAGAG GAGTTACAAATGGACCAGCAGGCAAAGAAACACCTTCAAGATGAGTTTGATGCCGCCCTGGAGGAGAAAGACCAGATGATTACTGTCCTGCAAACTCAG GTTGCTCTGCTGAAGAAACGAGTTAAAGGAGTGCCTGACGGTCCTTTGGGTGCTGAGGGTGAGCTGCCCATTTCTACAGATACTGCAGAATCCAAATCCACCAGCCCTTCAAAGGACCAGGAAGTAGAGCCTGAATTACCTGAGG AAGAGGGCGTCAGTGATCCAGCTAAACTTATGGAAGCGCTGCAGAAGCGAGTGACCAGGCAAGAGAACCTACTGCACAAGTGCAAAGAAAGGATACGTATGCACCAGGAGCACAGTGATCACATTAGTAGTGAGAATGAAACTCTGCAAGAGCAGCTGCAGGAGAGACTACAAGAACTGGAAAGAATGAAG gagcTGCACATGACTGAGAAGACGAAGCTGATCAATCAGTTGCGTGATGTCAAGAACCAAAATGAACAGCTGGAGCAGGACAAG GGTATGGTGATTGCTGAGACAAAGCGGCAGATGCACGAGACTCTGGAAATGAAGGAAGAGGAGATTGCACAGCTCCGGTCCAGGCTCCAGCTGGCTAATGCCCAGAATGAAGAGCTGCAAGACCAGAAAGAAAGGGCTGAGAAATctg CATTTGAAGAGCTTGAAAGGGCATTGGGTTCAGCACATAAGGCCGAGGAAGCACGAAAGCAGCTCCAGGTTCAGATggaggagcaaatgagtgaagcGGAAAGAGTCAATGAAGAAGAGAGGAAGAGTCTACAGCAGGAGCTTACACGGGTCAAACAGGAGGTTGTCACAATCATGAAG AAATCATCGGAAGAAAGAGTGGCCAACATGCAAAAATCCCACAGTGAAGCCCTGGCTGCCAAAGAAGAGGAGATAAGTGGCAGAATAAGCAAAGCTGTG GAGCAGtgtaaagaggagttttctcaGCTAATTAAGGAAAAAGAGCAGCAGGCCGGTCTTGCTCTGGAGGATGCAGAGTTACAGAAGACAGCTGTTACTGCAGAGGGCGAGAATAGAGTCAAAGAGATGCAGCAAGAGCTGGAAGTAGCAAAGACT AGAATCATGGAGTTGGAGAGCTCCCTGGAGAAGATGTCCCAAGATGGATCAATGCTGTCCCATGAACAATCCAATCTACTGGACCAAATGAAGGATAACCACAAAGAGCAAATGTCTACATTAGAGAGAGAGCACCAGGCACAGCTGGAAAAGCACAAGGACACCTTATCCCAGCAGCGCAATGCTGCTCTGGAAGAGCTCAAGGAAAAACAGAGGGCTGAATTGGAGACACTTCTGAAAGAGAAAGACCTGCAGATTCGTACGCACGCAGAGGAGATGAATCAGAAATTGGATGCAAAGCAAGCAGAGCATGAAGCACTTTCAATCGAACTTTCTGAACTTTTGAAGAGTAAACAACTTTTGGAACTGAAGTTTGTTGAAGTACAAGATGCACATTGTTTAGCTCTGCAGGATCAGGTGATAAAGCACAATGCAGAAATGGAAAATATTAAGCAGGAGCATGAACAGTCACTTGGAGGAATGGAGAAAACACTGAAGGAGGAACTTAATgctttgaaaattattttaagggaaaaggaaaatgaaatTAAAGAGATTATTCAAGGTGAGAAAGTGTTAAAAGAAACATCACATTCCAATGTAGAAGAGCTAGGCGTCAGAGCAAAACAACTGGAGGATTTGCAGCAATCATTATCACATCTCCAGCTGGAAAATTCAAACTTGAAAGACGCTAAAGAAGAATCAAATAAACTCTTGAATGATCTTGTTCAGTCTAAGAATGCCTTGGCAGATATGCAGCATCAGCTTGAAGTAGCAAAAAATGACTgtcaacacaaacaattgttacTTGAAGAATTACAGCAGCAATTACAGCAGAGCAAAAATGAACTCTCTGAGCAGGAGAAGTTGCACAGTGAAGAGCTTAACACTAAAAAGGAAGAACAAACACGCCTTCTGAAACAGTTGGAGGATGAAACAGCTGCTCATGAGAAGAAGCTGAACAACACTGTAACAGAGATGCAAGATAAACTGAAAACACAGGAAACAAAGATGGAAAAGATCAAACAGAAAGCCAAAGAAATGCAAGATCGCTTTAAGAAAAAGATCCAGCAGATAGAAGAATCCATGAAGATGGCACTTGCAAAGAAAGATGCAGAGCTTCAAGAAAAAGAGCAGCAAGTTCAGGAGAAAATTTtagaaatggcccaaaaaaattccCAAGGCTTGAGCAATACATTATCAGAGCTGCAGGCAAACCATTTGGCGGAAGTGGAGAAACTACATGAAATCCAGAAACATGAAATATTGGAGTTGGAGCGCCATTGGCAAGAGAAATTAGGACAGCAGGAGGAGGAATTAGTGGAAAAACAGTCGCACATACTGCAGGAAAAGATAGAAGAACTGCAGGAATGTTCTCTAAAACTAAACGGGAGCAAAGAAGATAATGAGCAACTACTTACTGTATTGAAGAACCAAAAGGAGGAGCTTGCGATTCAAGAAACAACTGTGCAAAAGCTTAAAGAAGAGCTTCACGATGCAGGGGTAAAGCTTGAAAGTTTGTCAACAAGTGACACTTTGCTTAGAGAGCAAATGGAGTCTGTAGAGCGAAATCTCAGCCAGGCTATGAATGAGCGAGACGCCCTGCAGGACAAGCTCAACGTAACAGAGGAAGAGAGCCGAGAGAAATTAAAGACTTTGTCAGACAATTTGGTGGACATGGAGAGGCAGCTTCAAGCCTTTGACAGTTCCAGACGGAAGGAATGTGAGGACTTGCAAAATAAATCTGAGGAAGATGCCATTCAAAGAAAGCTTTTGGAAGCCCAGTTTGAACAGCAGTTTGTTATGATCAGCAACCAAATGCAGAATTACTGTAAGGACGTCCAGTGCAAAATAGTGAATGGAACCTCTGAACTTTGTCAGAAAGTTGAATTTAGAGTAtctgatttaaaagaaaaacttaTGTGTAGCCAAGAAAATATTGTGCACCTTAAAAATATTGTCTCTAGCAAATTAGACAGAGTTTGCACTTTAGAGGAGAATCTTCGCCAGAAGAGTGAAGAGAATAACAATCTATGCATTTCTTTAGAACAGATGACTGCTCAGGTAAATGCTCACATGGAGCAAATCAAAGCCTTAACAACTGAGAATGAGGACAATTCTCTTACTCTCGGTGAAAAAACTCTGGAGATTGAGGAGCTGGGTGAATTAAACAGAGTATTATCAAtgaatttgaaagaaaatgagTTGCAGGTGACTAACTTGGAAAGCATCATCAGTGACTTGAAACATCAAATAGAAGATAAGGAGAAAGCCATACTTGAACTGAAGCAGCAGCACGAAGAGGAGAGGCAAAAGGCCTTAGTTCAAATGGAAGAGACCATTCATCAGGCGCGAGAGTCCACTTCCGAGCAGGCAAATGCTCTCAGAACCAGTCTGGCCGAGAGTGACAGCAATGTAGCATCTCTGAAGACCAAGCTCGAAGAGCTGGAGCGCGTCGTCGCGGAGAAGAACGAAGCTTTGCAAAGGCTCACGGTGAGTTTTGACAATCAGTCCATCAGCAAGTCTGAGATGGACCAAGTTTTAAGCGAGAAGGAGCAGAGGGTGAGCGGGCTGACCGCGGAGCTCGAGAACTCCAACCGTCGTCTCTCTGAGCTTCAGGAGCAATTGGCCTTGAAGATAAAAGAGTGCGAACAACTCACATGTGACCTCAAACAGCAGCACAGCATCAGGGAGAACGAGAGGAGAGAATTGGCTGAAAACCTGCAGCAGAATGGCCACTTGGAGCAAGAGCTGGTGGAAAAACTGCACCACCTTGAGGAGGAGAACCAAAAGTGCAAAAGTCAACTGAAGACTCAGGAAGATGAATTTGAAAGGTTGAAAGATGAAATGGTGAAAAGCAAAGAGGAGTGTGTGAAAGAAACCGAAGAGAGGTTGACAACAGAGAGCAATCGTAAAGTCTCAGAGCTAAAGAAGAAAGCGGAACAAAAAATCGGACAAATTAAGAAGCAGTTAACTTCGCAGCTTGATGAAAAAGATGACCTCATTAAGAGTCTTGAGGCTCGCCACGAGGAGTTCAAGAAAAACGAAATCTCCAGTAAAGAATGCATTGACACGTTAGAGGCAAAAACCAAATCCCTTGAAGAGGTTCTTGTCAAGCTCAAAGAAGAGCAGGAAAGCCAACTGGAACAGACTCAGGCTGACAACAGGCGGACAATGGAGATGTCTTTAGAGGAAGTGAGAATTATGTATGAAGAGAAGCTGTCTGCTCTTCAGCAAGATTCATTACATCAAACAGAGCTCAAACAAGCGGAAACACTTGAAATTGAACCGAGGCTTAAAGatgcagagaagcagaaagaagaGCTCCTTGAGGAAGTTAGTACTCTGAAAGAAGAAATTAGACAGAAGGTTGTTCAGTGTGATCAACATCAAGCTTCCTTGATGCAGGCCCAAATGTCAGTTGAACCTAGCGGGAAGATGGAGCAAAATAGTCTCCAGCAAACAAACAGCATGTTGGAAAACGAGTCAGCCAATCCAGATGAGGATTCTCTTCATTCTCTCAGGAGCAAACTAAATCACATGAAGAATGACAAGGAGAAAATTCAGAAAGATTTCACCAGGTTACAGAAAGACATCAGATTAATGAGGAAAGAGCACGAGCAGGAACTTGAATATGCAAAGAAACAGTTGTTGGAGGAGAGTGAACAGAAGCTTAA ATTGGAATTAGAAGACATTGAAATGAAGCACAACTCAGCAATCAAGCAATTAATGAGGGAGTTCAACACACAAATGGCCGTAAAAGAGAAGGAGATAGACACAGCAGTGAAAGAAACCATTG GTAAGGCACAGGTTGTGGAGGCAGAGCTTCTCAGTAGCCATCGAGAGGAAACCATCCAGATGCAGAAGGCGATTGCCCAGCGGGAGGATGAATTGAACAGAACTGTTCAGAAATATGAGCAGGTCATACAG agTCGAGAGGAGGAGATGGGGACTCGAGTGTGGCAGGTCCAGAAAGAACTGGAGCAGCTACAAGCTAGGAGTCATGGCACATCTGAG ATGCAAATGAGCTCAGAGGAACTACAG GCGCAGCTTGCCGAGAAGACGACTTTGCTGAGCGAAGCTCGACTAAAGGAGCAGGGCTTCATCGAGAGG ATTCACTCGCTCGAGGACAAGATTAAATGTTTCCACCGGAACTCAGTCGTAACTCATCTGGGGAGCACGTACAAAG ATGCTGCGCTCAACCAACCTGAGTCGCTCTCAGAAGCCACTGAGATGGAGTACCTGAAGAAGGTGCTGTTTGAGTACATGATGGGACGAGAAACAAaa ACGATGGCCAAAGTGATAACGTCCTTGCTCAAGTTTCCTCCAGACCAGGCTCAAAAGGTTTTGGACAAAGAAGAGTCCAAAGCAATG TATTGGTTGAGCGTCTGA